In Bradyrhizobium sp. WD16, the genomic stretch GGATCTCTTCGAGAAGATCACGGCCCTCGAAACCAGGCTGTCGAACCTCGAGCTTGAAACCGAACGCAGGCGGCTCAAATCCATGAGGGACGTCGGGGCGGCGATCTCTCAGATCGGAACTTTCTTAAGCCAGTTGGATAGCGCGGAAGCCAACTGACATGATGCCTGCCGTGGAAAACGGCGAGTTCGATCGGCTCAAGATGCTGCTCTTTCGTCAGGAGAGGGAGCATCTCACGTCTCTGCAGGCGGACATCGCGTCTCTTCAACAATATGTCGGCAATGCCGCACGCCTCGAGCAGGCGACCGCCGAAATCCTGATCGGCGCATTCAGGAACGCGGAAATCGAACGGCCGCGCGAACTTGCTGCCGCCGTGGCGCCCTTGATCCTGTCTTCGATTCGAAGCGAGATCAGAAATTCTCGCGACCTGATGGTCGACGCGCTTTATCCGATTACGGGGCGCCTCGTCAGGGCGGCCGTCGCGAATGCCTTCAAGGAGATGATCGCCGTCGTCGAGCGGCGCATCGGCGCGATGACGTCCGTCGATCTGTGGATCTCCCAAGTCAGGTCTTTGCTGACAGGACGTCCGGTCAGCGAGCACATCGTCGCTGAAAGCAGCCGGCCGAAAGTCCTGCGACTGATGGTGATCGAACGGGGCAGTGGGCGCCTGGTCGCGGACTGGAGGCCCAGTGACGCCCCGATCGAACGGGCCGATCTGCTGAGCGCGATGATCGCGGCCATCATGGAGTTCTCGGTCCAGGCGCTTGCCGGCGAGGGAACTCTTCAAGCCTTGGATTTCGGCGGCCGTGAAATCGTCCTGCGGTCCTCGCCGCGAACGATCCTTGCCGCGGAATTCGCCGGCGTCATGCGTCCGGCCGACGATGCCAAGATCAGCTCTCTCTTCTTCGACCTGGTCGAAAATATCGATCAAGGAAAGCCGAGCGGTCGTGCAGCACTTGCGGCACTGGCGAGCGCGGTCGAACTGTCTCTTGGCCGGCGAGCTTCCAGCCGTCGAGGCCGGATGGTGCTGATCGGCCTGCTGGCCCTTTGCGGTCTGGGCACGGTCTGGCTCGGAACCTTTTTTGCGCAACGAATGATGATCGAGCGCAGGACGACGGCCGAGTTCATCCGTTTGGCCGCGAACGAGCCGACACTGACCGGGTTCCCGCTGCGATTGAAGTTCGATCATCAAAGCGGGAGCGTCTTTGTTTCCGGTATCGCGCCCGATCGGACGAGTCTCGATCCCGTCATCAAGGGGCTTGCAGCCGTCGCCGCGCCATATCAGGTCGTCACACAAATAGGAGATCTTCGAAGATTGCAGGAGTTCGCGGCGCAACGCTCCTTATCCGACCTCCTGCACAAGTCGGCAGCAATCGAGATGGAGTTCAGCAACTTGCGTGAGCGACTGGCAGGCGAGGAGAGAACGCGAGAACAGCAGGTCACGGAGTTGCGATCTGCAGTAAGCGGCCCGGTTGAGCGATTGGAACGCTTTATACGGTCGACTGCCATTTTC encodes the following:
- a CDS encoding OmpA family protein encodes the protein MMPAVENGEFDRLKMLLFRQEREHLTSLQADIASLQQYVGNAARLEQATAEILIGAFRNAEIERPRELAAAVAPLILSSIRSEIRNSRDLMVDALYPITGRLVRAAVANAFKEMIAVVERRIGAMTSVDLWISQVRSLLTGRPVSEHIVAESSRPKVLRLMVIERGSGRLVADWRPSDAPIERADLLSAMIAAIMEFSVQALAGEGTLQALDFGGREIVLRSSPRTILAAEFAGVMRPADDAKISSLFFDLVENIDQGKPSGRAALAALASAVELSLGRRASSRRGRMVLIGLLALCGLGTVWLGTFFAQRMMIERRTTAEFIRLAANEPTLTGFPLRLKFDHQSGSVFVSGIAPDRTSLDPVIKGLAAVAAPYQVVTQIGDLRRLQEFAAQRSLSDLLHKSAAIEMEFSNLRERLAGEERTREQQVTELRSAVSGPVERLERFIRSTAIFFSNGEEFFDHGRAVRDARDLAEILAGNELTVRIVGHADETGSAAGNKELGRRRAEKVVELLKSMGVDPARLAVVSRSSSVPIMDQAGAMLGGNRRVTFENVFRDEMRR